The nucleotide window AACTCGTCGTGCGGACCGAGAAGACGGAATCGGAAGCGGACCAGATCCTGTCGAAGCAGCGCCGGGTGCTCGACCGCCTGGCCGAAACAGGCGGACCCGTGGCACCGCGGGAACTGGCGCGCCACGCCGGCTGCACCGTCGCCGTCATCAAGACACTCGAAGAGAAAGGCTTCGTGCGGATCGAGACGCGCAAGGTGGATGAACTGGCGCGGGAACTCTTCATTCCGCTCGAGGAACCCAAAGCCGTCCACCTGACGAGCGAGCAGCAACTGGCGCTCCAGCGGATCAAGAACCAGATTGCGGCGGACGCGTTCGGCGTCATCGTGCTCGCCGGCGTCACGGGCTCGGGCAAGACGGAAGTATATCTAAGGGCAATCGCGGAGGTTGTCGCGGGCGGGCGGCAGGCGATCGTCCTGGTGCCCGAGATCGCCCTGACGCCGCAGACCATCCGCCGATTCCGCGAGCGGTTCACCCAGGTGGCCGTCCTCCACTCGCACCTGACGGATGCCGAACGCCATCGCCAGTGGCGCGACATCGCCGAGGGGCGGGCCGACGTCGTCATCGGCGCCCGCAGCGCCGTCTTCGCGCCCGTCCGCGACCTCGGCCTCATCGTCATCGACGAGGAACACGAGAACTCGTTCAAGCAGGAGACGGCCCCGCGATACCATGCGCGCGACGTCGCCGTGATGCGGGCAAATCTGGTGGGCGTGCCGGTCATCCTGGGCAGCGCCACCCCGAGCCTCGAATCCTACCAGAATTGCCGGACACTGGAACATTACCAGGAAGCGCGGCTGACGCAGCGGATCGGCGGCCGGCCCATGCCGCCCGTCTCGATCGTGGACATGCGGAAGGAGGCGGCCGAGCGCAAGGGACATCACATCCTCTCGCGGTCGCTGGAGTCGGCCATCGCCGAGGCCCGCCGAAAAGGCGAACAAACCATCCTCTTCCTGAACCGGCGCGGGTGGGCGACCCACCTCTTCTGCGTGCGATGCGGTTGGGTGCTGCGATGCTCGGATTGCGACGTCGGCATGACCTACCACGCGAAACCGGGCGTCGCCCAGTGCCACTGGTGCGGCAAGACGGAGAAGCCGCCCCAGCGGTGCCCGGCCTGCTCGGCCGAGAGCGTCAACTACTGGGGCATGGGGACGCAGCGCGTCGAAGAGGAAGTCCTGAAAAAGTTCCCGGAGATCCGCCTCGGGCGAATGGACGCCGACGCCATGCGGAAGCGCGGCGGGCACGAAACCATCCTGACGGCCTTCCGCGACGGCGAGATCGACGTCCTCCTCGGCACGCAGATGGTCGCCAAGGGCCTGGATTTTCCGAACGTGACGGTCGTCGGCGTCATCAACGCGGACACGGCGCTCAGCCTGCCGGACTTCCGCGCGAACGAACGGACGTTCCAACTGGTGATGCAGGTCGCCGGCCGCGCGGGCCGCGGACCCAAAGGCGGCCAGGTCTTCGTCCAGACGTTCCAGCCGGAACACCTCGCGATCCAGTTGGCGGCGAAGCACGATTATGAATCGTTCGCGCGGGACGAACTGGAATCGCGCCGGTCGCGCACGTACCCGCCGTTCGGACGCCTGGCGCGGATCATCGTCCGCTCGAAGAGCCGCTCCAAAGCCGCGGACGGCATCAAGCGAATCGCGGAGAGCCTGGCCGAGCCCGCCCGCATCGCCGGCGTCGGAATCCTGGGCCCGCAGCCCTGCCCTATTTCGAAACTCAGCCGCTACTGGCGCTATCACATCCTCCTGAAGGCCCGCACCGCGAAGGCCCTCCTGCATCTCTGGGACGGTGTGCGCGGGAACCTGACGGCCCCGCCGGGGACGCAACTGGCCGTCGAC belongs to Planctomycetota bacterium and includes:
- the priA gene encoding primosomal protein N', giving the protein MSAITMPETDVATPRPPLETPFISVALPIGLDRTFTYAVPERLRGRLYAGQRVRVPFGPRNRKLAGWVVAGLDKTDLAAVKEVLEAVDAEPLLSQDLVDLAFWMSRYYVTPIGQVFEAILPAAVKRGAGFKTVQLVVRTEKTESEADQILSKQRRVLDRLAETGGPVAPRELARHAGCTVAVIKTLEEKGFVRIETRKVDELARELFIPLEEPKAVHLTSEQQLALQRIKNQIAADAFGVIVLAGVTGSGKTEVYLRAIAEVVAGGRQAIVLVPEIALTPQTIRRFRERFTQVAVLHSHLTDAERHRQWRDIAEGRADVVIGARSAVFAPVRDLGLIVIDEEHENSFKQETAPRYHARDVAVMRANLVGVPVILGSATPSLESYQNCRTLEHYQEARLTQRIGGRPMPPVSIVDMRKEAAERKGHHILSRSLESAIAEARRKGEQTILFLNRRGWATHLFCVRCGWVLRCSDCDVGMTYHAKPGVAQCHWCGKTEKPPQRCPACSAESVNYWGMGTQRVEEEVLKKFPEIRLGRMDADAMRKRGGHETILTAFRDGEIDVLLGTQMVAKGLDFPNVTVVGVINADTALSLPDFRANERTFQLVMQVAGRAGRGPKGGQVFVQTFQPEHLAIQLAAKHDYESFARDELESRRSRTYPPFGRLARIIVRSKSRSKAADGIKRIAESLAEPARIAGVGILGPQPCPISKLSRYWRYHILLKARTAKALLHLWDGVRGNLTAPPGTQLAVDVDPQSTL